A portion of the Thermosediminibacter oceani DSM 16646 genome contains these proteins:
- a CDS encoding CRISPR-associated helicase/endonuclease Cas3 — MVIPFRECVARPKSGDGNPNLLTDHLFAVAKFMGDPKGGDESRLRFLAGLCHDVGKATKRWQMYILSKEEGRVVASGGSHSPLGSMIFFVCSEQLVTKDLPRRFREYLITQLTLDIAGHHGSIKNIDPAWPPWEEALLSAEGVYPYETVDLDGFFDFVREYFPEITLTSRSFADRLQGIDRRWAVVADKALGYAKRYIDNSADRDSAAAGLIMRDRTSAMISADRFHAAGLNFAFFHPEEARVAINNLAEECSRLQKNAAPETLRIVKLRNDHQKEALETYRTFPDRLIYSLELATGLGKTLTALRIALEAVASGKCSRVIYVAPYISILSQATNVIREATGISDIIEHHHLSFLDIDYEHLRSEEDGAFLIDSWQSKIVTTTFNQFFLALFPTKAQHTVRIQALNNAFVIIDEPQIIEPKAWAAFLKTLEAAAKRLHFQSILCTATLPHASDYLNEEYMCLSRGDSLIPRYIIKTLEGKWDAQTLAELAVKKLMEKGSVAVILNTVADAARVYMAVKDLILRGYFENITGIDIFNLTGCMTPLHKSAWISRIKDSLRRGKKCIVVCTQILEAGVDLSFRCVIRARPVIPSVIQAAGRGNRHGEGDPAEVLVVDFVRDDGEDSRKYVYKNPIFREVTDEQLEICKEFSEKDSREIIENFYREAFKRNPPTRKMQLIYEAAMGQWSRLKEIEPFEGDYPKVMVFVPRVFKGSGGPDIPEIIQRAMKYFGISGVSDIYQRYLEKGFWKSLSFRDKKLFMALIEQFCVCVSVKRADSIVRIPEGAFIGSLVDDRIYSEDTGMALAEDSTEFRMF, encoded by the coding sequence AGCAGGCTGAGATTCCTGGCGGGTCTCTGCCACGATGTCGGTAAGGCTACAAAACGATGGCAAATGTATATCTTATCTAAGGAAGAAGGAAGGGTGGTTGCCTCGGGCGGCAGCCACTCTCCTCTAGGAAGTATGATATTTTTCGTTTGCAGCGAACAGCTGGTGACTAAAGATTTGCCCAGGCGGTTCAGGGAGTATCTGATTACGCAACTCACCCTGGATATTGCAGGGCATCACGGTTCAATCAAAAATATTGACCCGGCATGGCCACCGTGGGAAGAGGCTCTTTTATCTGCCGAAGGGGTTTATCCCTATGAAACCGTAGACCTTGACGGATTTTTCGATTTTGTGAGGGAATATTTCCCTGAAATAACACTTACATCTCGTAGCTTTGCAGATAGGCTTCAAGGGATAGATAGAAGATGGGCGGTTGTTGCAGATAAAGCCCTCGGCTATGCCAAACGCTATATTGATAACAGCGCGGATCGGGACTCTGCAGCAGCCGGCTTAATAATGAGAGATCGAACGTCGGCCATGATTTCAGCTGACAGGTTTCATGCTGCGGGCTTAAATTTTGCTTTTTTCCATCCGGAAGAAGCCAGAGTGGCTATAAATAATCTTGCGGAGGAATGCAGTCGCCTGCAAAAAAATGCTGCGCCGGAGACTTTACGAATTGTAAAACTCAGAAACGATCATCAAAAGGAAGCATTGGAGACGTACAGGACTTTCCCCGATAGGTTAATTTATTCACTGGAGCTTGCTACCGGACTTGGGAAAACGCTCACCGCCTTGAGGATAGCACTGGAGGCCGTGGCTTCAGGCAAGTGCAGTCGTGTAATCTATGTTGCTCCTTATATATCAATTTTGTCTCAGGCTACCAATGTCATCCGAGAAGCTACGGGTATATCCGATATAATTGAACATCATCATCTATCATTTCTCGATATAGATTACGAGCACCTGAGGTCAGAGGAAGATGGAGCCTTTCTTATTGATTCATGGCAATCCAAAATCGTAACTACTACCTTCAACCAGTTTTTTCTGGCGCTATTCCCAACAAAGGCACAGCACACGGTTAGGATACAGGCTCTAAATAATGCCTTTGTAATAATTGACGAACCTCAAATTATTGAACCGAAAGCATGGGCTGCCTTCTTGAAGACTCTCGAAGCGGCTGCGAAACGATTGCATTTTCAGTCGATTTTATGCACAGCGACACTTCCACATGCTTCGGATTATCTTAACGAAGAATATATGTGTCTTTCAAGGGGAGATTCTTTAATTCCGCGTTATATTATAAAAACTTTGGAGGGTAAATGGGATGCCCAGACTCTCGCGGAGCTGGCTGTGAAAAAGTTAATGGAAAAAGGTTCTGTAGCGGTGATTTTAAATACCGTTGCTGATGCAGCCAGGGTTTACATGGCGGTGAAAGACCTCATCTTACGGGGGTACTTTGAAAATATAACCGGAATAGATATTTTTAACCTGACGGGATGTATGACTCCCCTTCACAAATCCGCATGGATCTCAAGAATAAAGGATTCATTAAGAAGAGGAAAAAAATGTATAGTAGTCTGCACTCAGATTCTTGAAGCGGGTGTAGATTTGAGTTTTCGGTGTGTAATAAGAGCACGTCCTGTTATACCTTCCGTAATTCAAGCCGCGGGACGCGGCAACCGGCATGGGGAAGGGGATCCGGCTGAAGTACTCGTTGTTGATTTTGTAAGGGATGACGGTGAGGACTCAAGAAAGTATGTTTACAAAAATCCTATATTCAGGGAAGTGACAGATGAACAGCTTGAAATTTGTAAGGAATTTTCGGAAAAGGATTCCAGGGAGATAATAGAAAACTTTTATAGAGAAGCTTTTAAAAGAAACCCACCGACTAGGAAAATGCAACTGATATATGAAGCGGCTATGGGGCAATGGTCCAGACTAAAAGAAATTGAACCCTTTGAAGGTGATTATCCTAAAGTGATGGTATTCGTGCCACGAGTATTTAAAGGCTCCGGTGGTCCGGACATCCCCGAAATAATTCAGCGCGCTATGAAATATTTCGGCATATCCGGGGTTTCGGATATATATCAGCGCTACCTTGAAAAGGGATTCTGGAAGAGTTTGTCCTTTCGGGATAAAAAACTCTTCATGGCGTTGATCGAGCAGTTCTGCGTGTGCGTAAGTGTCAAAAGAGCTGATTCCATTGTAAGAATACCCGAAGGTGCCTTTATAGGCAGTCTGGTGGATGATAGAATTTACAGCGAAGATACGGGAATGGCTCTTGCTGAAGATAGTACGGAATTTCGGATGTTTTGA
- the cas4 gene encoding CRISPR-associated protein Cas4 — MLLREGLKVLNEEINITGTLVWYYFICPRQVWLMSHNINPDEDDENVAIGRFLHQESYARERKEISFHGGKVDVLGTREGQLVIAEIKKSSKAERSAKMQLAFYLFELRKLGIEAKGELRYLEEKRKEQIVLDEQLTREVENAITRILKLMYEPVPPKPEKIRWCSNCAYREFCWA; from the coding sequence ATGCTACTAAGGGAAGGATTAAAAGTGTTAAACGAAGAGATTAACATTACCGGAACACTAGTATGGTATTACTTTATATGTCCGCGTCAGGTATGGCTTATGTCCCATAATATAAATCCCGATGAAGATGATGAAAATGTGGCGATTGGACGGTTTTTACATCAAGAAAGTTACGCAAGAGAGCGGAAGGAAATAAGTTTTCACGGTGGGAAAGTGGACGTTTTGGGGACCCGAGAAGGACAGCTCGTCATTGCGGAAATAAAAAAGAGTTCAAAAGCAGAACGAAGTGCGAAAATGCAATTGGCTTTTTATCTTTTTGAACTAAGAAAGCTCGGAATAGAGGCAAAGGGAGAACTCAGATATCTCGAGGAAAAACGAAAGGAGCAGATTGTTTTGGACGAGCAACTGACAAGAGAAGTGGAAAATGCCATAACCCGTATCCTGAAGTTGATGTATGAGCCAGTACCTCCAAAGCCAGAAAAGATAAGATGGTGCAGTAATTGTGCATATAGAGAATTCTGCTGGGCTTGA
- the cas1b gene encoding type I-B CRISPR-associated endonuclease Cas1b: MKKAIYIFSSGELKRKDNTLYLETEDRKNYIPVENTSEIYIFGEVNINKRFLEFASQNQIIIHFFNHYDYYVGSFYPREFLNSGYMILKQAEYYLDKEKRLTIAREFVRGAVKNILQVIRYYINRGKDLVKIDERIRELEGRIDDFNEIDELMAIEGNIRECYYSSFDKILQNQDFKFCKRTTRPPKNNLNSLISFGNSMIYTIVLSEIYKTHLDPRIGFLHATNFRRFTLNLDVAEIFKPIIVDRVILTLIGRKVITKDDFEQDSEGLIIKEKAKREFIKELEEKLSTTFKHRQIGKNVSYRRLIRLELYKLEKHLMGEQEYSAFVAGW, translated from the coding sequence ATGAAAAAAGCGATTTATATTTTTTCAAGCGGAGAACTTAAAAGAAAAGACAATACTCTTTACCTTGAAACCGAAGACCGGAAAAACTATATACCCGTGGAAAATACCAGTGAGATCTATATTTTTGGAGAAGTAAACATAAATAAGAGGTTTCTGGAATTTGCGTCTCAAAACCAAATAATAATTCATTTTTTTAACCATTATGACTACTATGTGGGATCCTTTTACCCGCGGGAGTTTCTTAATTCAGGCTACATGATTTTGAAGCAGGCCGAATACTATTTGGATAAAGAAAAAAGGCTAACAATAGCACGGGAGTTCGTAAGAGGTGCGGTAAAAAATATATTACAGGTCATAAGGTATTACATAAATCGCGGAAAAGATCTGGTTAAAATCGATGAAAGGATCCGCGAACTTGAGGGCAGAATAGATGATTTTAATGAAATTGATGAGCTCATGGCTATAGAGGGCAATATCAGAGAATGTTATTATTCTTCGTTTGATAAAATATTACAAAATCAAGACTTTAAGTTCTGCAAAAGGACTACAAGGCCACCGAAAAACAACTTAAATTCGCTTATAAGCTTTGGAAATTCAATGATTTATACGATCGTGCTTAGCGAAATATATAAAACACACCTGGACCCTCGTATCGGTTTTCTCCATGCTACCAATTTCAGGAGGTTTACCCTGAACCTCGATGTTGCAGAGATTTTCAAGCCGATTATAGTCGACAGGGTAATACTTACCCTTATCGGCAGAAAGGTGATAACCAAAGACGATTTTGAGCAAGATTCTGAAGGGTTGATTATTAAAGAAAAAGCCAAAAGGGAGTTTATAAAAGAACTGGAAGAAAAACTATCAACAACTTTCAAGCATAGGCAAATTGGTAAAAACGTTTCATATAGAAGACTTATAAGGCTCGAGCTATATAAATTGGAAAAGCATCTCATGGGTGAACAAGAATACAGCGCCTTTGTAGCCGGCTGGTAA
- the cas2 gene encoding CRISPR-associated endonuclease Cas2, which translates to MFIILVYDVGEKRVAKVLKICRKYLTWVQNSVFEGEITESAYKKLKLELKRAIVEDEDSVIFYILRTIKYSDREMLGRKKGGEEIFL; encoded by the coding sequence ATGTTTATAATACTTGTATATGACGTGGGCGAAAAAAGAGTGGCAAAGGTGTTAAAAATCTGCCGAAAATATCTTACCTGGGTTCAGAATTCGGTCTTTGAAGGAGAAATAACGGAATCGGCGTATAAAAAATTAAAACTGGAACTGAAAAGAGCAATAGTGGAAGATGAAGATTCGGTTATTTTTTACATATTAAGGACGATTAAATATTCCGATCGAGAAATGCTTGGGAGAAAAAAGGGCGGAGAGGAAATATTTCTATAA
- a CDS encoding IS110 family transposase, whose product MDVVYSHVCGLDVHKKSVVACVITPDGKEIRSFSTMTDDLIALKEFIKNKGCTVVAMESTGSFWKPIYNLLELENINILLVNAKHIKNVPGRKTDVKDAEWIASLLRHGLLKGSFVPDREQRELRELVRYRHSLVEERSRELNRIQKVLEGANIKLSSVVSDINGMSSHSILEALISGVDDPEILAELSHGKLKNKKEDLKRALKGFINYHQRKMLEIQLRHIDYLDEEIERLDEEIKNRMLPFEEDLALLDTIPGVGRRNAEQIIAEIGTNMDQFPSAAHLCSWAGLCPGQNESAGKRKSARTRKGNKKLRSALVEAARAASRAKDTYLSSQYHRIAARRGSNRAAVAVANSILTIVYHILKRRQPYIELGPNFYEEKRRNMVIRQSLKKLESLGLKVTVETMVS is encoded by the coding sequence ATGGATGTAGTGTATTCTCACGTCTGCGGCCTGGACGTTCATAAAAAGAGCGTCGTGGCTTGTGTAATTACTCCCGATGGTAAGGAAATTCGCTCTTTTTCAACTATGACCGATGACCTGATTGCTCTAAAGGAATTCATTAAAAACAAAGGATGTACTGTCGTCGCCATGGAAAGCACCGGTTCTTTCTGGAAGCCTATCTACAACCTGCTGGAGCTTGAGAATATTAATATCCTCCTTGTCAATGCAAAGCATATTAAAAATGTGCCTGGCAGAAAAACCGATGTCAAGGATGCTGAATGGATTGCTAGTCTACTCCGCCACGGCCTTTTAAAAGGCAGCTTCGTCCCCGACAGAGAGCAAAGGGAGCTTCGCGAACTTGTCCGTTACAGGCACAGCCTCGTTGAAGAGCGCTCAAGGGAGCTTAACCGCATCCAGAAAGTGCTCGAAGGAGCCAATATCAAGCTGTCTTCGGTGGTCTCCGATATTAACGGCATGTCCAGTCACTCTATACTGGAAGCTCTCATCAGCGGTGTAGATGACCCCGAAATCCTGGCAGAGCTTTCTCATGGTAAGTTAAAGAATAAAAAGGAAGATCTAAAGCGCGCTTTAAAAGGATTTATTAATTATCACCAGAGAAAGATGCTGGAAATACAGTTGAGACATATTGATTACCTCGATGAAGAAATAGAAAGATTGGATGAAGAAATTAAAAATCGAATGCTCCCTTTTGAAGAGGACCTGGCACTGCTGGATACGATTCCAGGAGTGGGAAGAAGGAATGCTGAACAGATAATTGCTGAAATCGGAACCAATATGGATCAGTTCCCCTCCGCCGCTCATTTGTGTTCATGGGCGGGGCTGTGTCCAGGTCAGAATGAAAGCGCCGGTAAACGAAAGTCCGCCAGGACCCGAAAGGGAAACAAGAAGTTGCGTAGCGCTCTTGTAGAAGCTGCCCGGGCCGCCTCCAGAGCAAAAGATACTTATCTTTCAAGTCAATACCACCGCATCGCTGCCCGAAGAGGATCGAATCGAGCAGCGGTTGCGGTAGCTAACAGCATCCTAACTATAGTTTATCATATTCTCAAGCGAAGGCAACCTTATATTGAATTAGGTCCGAATTTTTACGAAGAGAAAAGGCGCAATATGGTCATCCGGCAGTCTTTGAAGAAGCTTGAGTCTTTAGGGTTGAAGGTTACGGTCGAAACGATGGTGTCTTAA
- the cas6 gene encoding CRISPR-associated endoribonuclease Cas6 produces MSKKESTIAGGGLMRMKLTFNSESPVALPIHYNHIIQGMIYSNLTQEFAEFMHEDGFPWGKRRFKLFTFSRLEGKFRMVEGGRIEFEPPFSFIVSSPLERFLRELAGGLLKNDDLSLAGRRVVLENVTVHAAVEDHDLGDRIKINMLSPVVAYKTLVEGGKKRTLYLTPLQEEFGELLKNNLLKKYAVLTGQEPGERKFEIKPAFPLSEKHCKIIKYKDVIIKGWMGVYTLRGDPALLKIAYDAGLGSKNSQGFGCFEILEGLKRRSGAI; encoded by the coding sequence ATGTCGAAGAAAGAAAGCACAATTGCAGGTGGTGGTCTTATGAGGATGAAGCTTACCTTTAACTCCGAAAGCCCGGTGGCGCTCCCCATACACTACAACCACATAATCCAGGGGATGATTTATTCAAACCTGACGCAGGAATTCGCAGAATTCATGCACGAGGACGGTTTTCCCTGGGGAAAGCGAAGGTTCAAGCTCTTTACCTTTTCCAGGCTCGAGGGTAAGTTCAGGATGGTGGAAGGCGGCAGGATCGAGTTCGAACCACCCTTCAGCTTTATTGTATCGTCGCCATTAGAGCGCTTCCTGCGGGAGCTGGCTGGAGGTCTTTTGAAGAACGATGATCTTTCCCTAGCAGGCCGACGCGTAGTGCTGGAAAATGTGACGGTTCACGCCGCTGTGGAAGATCACGATTTAGGCGACAGGATAAAAATAAACATGCTCTCGCCGGTGGTAGCTTACAAAACCCTGGTTGAGGGCGGGAAAAAGAGGACGCTGTACCTTACCCCACTGCAGGAGGAATTTGGAGAACTCCTGAAAAACAACCTGCTGAAAAAATATGCGGTACTGACCGGACAAGAGCCGGGTGAACGGAAGTTCGAGATAAAGCCTGCTTTCCCTTTGAGCGAAAAGCACTGCAAGATAATAAAGTATAAGGATGTCATAATAAAGGGATGGATGGGCGTATACACACTCAGGGGAGACCCGGCTCTATTGAAAATAGCCTACGATGCTGGGCTTGGCAGCAAAAATTCCCAGGGTTTCGGGTGCTTCGAGATTCTGGAAGGGCTCAAAAGACGATCTGGAGCTATCTAG
- a CDS encoding DUF5362 family protein: MNLKQKLDELCTWVGIVGWVTTIAGAIEAIIGLFAYVIGALPGVITLILGIKLLGARKYAKSIALSQEYNEQDMVLLIKELTAYFKIQGLFIIIGFSAAIIVALSGFLLYQ; the protein is encoded by the coding sequence ATGAATTTAAAACAGAAGCTGGATGAACTTTGCACATGGGTAGGAATTGTTGGATGGGTCACAACAATTGCGGGAGCCATTGAGGCGATCATAGGACTTTTTGCATACGTTATTGGCGCTTTACCCGGGGTAATAACGCTAATTTTAGGAATTAAATTACTAGGTGCCAGAAAATACGCTAAAAGCATAGCATTATCTCAGGAGTATAACGAACAGGATATGGTATTACTCATTAAGGAACTGACCGCGTATTTCAAAATACAGGGGCTTTTCATTATAATCGGTTTCTCTGCCGCTATTATAGTAGCACTATCGGGATTTTTATTGTATCAATAA
- a CDS encoding IS110 family transposase — translation MFYGGIDVAKHSHEVCLVNDSGDIVLKMHLDNNHKGMNKLLQALERLGLKPDDVKFCLEATGHYWLPIYCYLTNQGFELHVINPIQSDALRNLYVRKTKTDQKDALLLADLLRLGRAPETRLPSETTLKLQSLSRLRFEFVRQVGGLKNRVLGILDRIFPEYPDCFSDVFIRTSRELLKSYPEPEELAEVDLSELSAFLKEHSRGRFGEERAKKIQSLAKGTFGITMALDAFTLQLRLLVEQIEFIEEQIKVIEDAINEVMEELRPSKDTPYRHVIETIPGIGPVLAAAIIGEIGDISRFPNPRALVAYAGLDATVRASGLFEGTRNRMSKRGSPVLRNSLWLAAVSARRFNPELRAYYEQKRSQGKHSNVATGAVARKLVHLIYSLWKDNRPYDPDYQWSPPGKNA, via the coding sequence ATGTTCTATGGCGGTATTGATGTGGCTAAACACAGTCACGAAGTATGCCTCGTAAACGACTCCGGTGATATAGTCTTAAAAATGCATCTAGACAATAACCATAAAGGAATGAATAAGCTTTTGCAGGCATTGGAAAGACTCGGTTTAAAGCCTGATGACGTAAAGTTCTGCTTAGAGGCTACCGGCCATTACTGGCTCCCTATCTACTGCTACCTCACTAACCAGGGATTTGAACTTCATGTCATCAATCCCATTCAGTCGGATGCTTTGCGGAATCTCTATGTGCGTAAAACTAAAACCGACCAAAAAGATGCTCTGCTCCTTGCTGACTTGCTGCGATTGGGAAGAGCCCCCGAGACCAGACTCCCTTCCGAAACAACCCTCAAATTGCAGTCGCTCTCCCGACTCCGCTTTGAGTTCGTACGCCAGGTCGGTGGCCTTAAGAACAGGGTGCTTGGTATTTTGGATAGGATTTTCCCTGAATACCCAGACTGCTTCTCCGATGTGTTTATCCGGACTTCAAGGGAGCTGCTTAAATCTTACCCGGAGCCGGAAGAATTAGCCGAAGTGGACCTTTCAGAGTTATCTGCTTTCCTGAAAGAACATTCCCGCGGTCGGTTCGGTGAAGAAAGAGCTAAAAAGATTCAATCTCTGGCTAAGGGGACCTTCGGTATCACCATGGCTTTAGACGCTTTCACATTACAGCTTCGTTTGTTGGTTGAGCAAATTGAATTTATTGAAGAACAGATAAAGGTTATTGAAGATGCAATTAACGAGGTTATGGAGGAGCTTCGTCCTAGTAAGGATACCCCTTATCGCCACGTAATTGAAACTATTCCAGGTATTGGCCCTGTCCTGGCTGCCGCAATTATCGGTGAGATAGGTGATATTTCTCGTTTCCCTAACCCCCGGGCTCTCGTAGCTTATGCCGGTTTAGATGCTACAGTCAGGGCTTCAGGATTGTTTGAGGGTACTCGTAACCGTATGTCTAAACGCGGTTCCCCTGTTTTAAGAAACAGCTTGTGGTTAGCCGCTGTTTCAGCCCGCCGTTTTAACCCGGAGTTGAGGGCTTATTATGAGCAAAAACGCAGCCAGGGAAAGCACTCGAATGTTGCTACAGGAGCCGTTGCAAGAAAACTTGTTCACCTGATCTACTCTCTCTGGAAGGATAACCGGCCGTATGACCCGGATTATCAATGGTCTCCTCCCGGCAAAAATGCGTGA
- a CDS encoding sulfurtransferase TusA family protein, with product MTEYLIDSLGDMCPVPNLKVQAKIKKLRPGDRIVILTDHSCAVTTIVDEMKRKRLKTKVEEVENGVWRVVISMAAR from the coding sequence ATGACAGAATACCTGATAGATTCGTTGGGAGATATGTGCCCCGTGCCTAATCTCAAGGTGCAGGCTAAAATAAAAAAGCTGCGGCCGGGGGATCGCATAGTCATCCTCACAGACCACAGCTGTGCGGTTACCACGATTGTCGACGAGATGAAGAGAAAAAGGCTTAAGACAAAAGTGGAAGAAGTGGAAAACGGAGTGTGGCGGGTTGTGATAAGCATGGCAGCCCGCTAA
- a CDS encoding selenium metabolism-associated LysR family transcriptional regulator, whose translation MNINLLKSFIAIAETQSLSRAAERLFVTQPALSQQIKQLENHFSVQLIERTNRGILLTEAGRILYDYASRIVSIYEDLEKNMEDFRASISGTLIVGASSIVGGYAVPCSIFIFKEKYPETNIKLKVGNRKYILEELRDGAIDVAIIEGEKPIGNFVSSEIASDEMVVIAPNREPWNGKDTLSPEEFLSQPIIMREDGSGTRQMIEKCLMQAGIDKSRLNIVMELSSADSIKAAVEAGHGISIMPRLAVRKELYNKTLVALKIEGVPLVQKIHLAYKREKVKSQAAKAFIKFMHTPNRGFC comes from the coding sequence ATGAACATAAACCTCTTGAAATCCTTTATTGCCATTGCCGAAACTCAATCCCTGTCGAGGGCCGCGGAGCGCCTTTTCGTCACCCAGCCCGCTTTAAGCCAGCAGATAAAACAGCTGGAAAATCACTTTTCGGTCCAGCTGATAGAGAGGACAAACCGCGGCATATTGCTGACCGAGGCCGGCAGAATACTATACGACTACGCAAGCCGGATTGTATCGATTTATGAAGACCTTGAGAAAAATATGGAGGATTTCAGGGCATCCATAAGCGGAACCCTGATAGTCGGAGCATCGTCCATAGTAGGCGGATACGCGGTGCCCTGCAGCATCTTTATATTTAAGGAAAAATACCCCGAAACCAACATAAAGCTAAAAGTCGGCAACCGCAAGTATATCCTGGAGGAACTCAGGGACGGCGCCATCGATGTGGCGATTATCGAGGGAGAAAAGCCTATTGGAAACTTCGTCTCCAGCGAAATCGCCAGCGACGAAATGGTGGTCATAGCCCCTAACAGGGAACCCTGGAATGGAAAAGACACCCTAAGCCCGGAGGAATTCCTTAGCCAGCCCATCATCATGCGCGAAGACGGCTCCGGCACAAGACAGATGATAGAAAAATGCCTTATGCAGGCAGGCATAGATAAAAGCAGGCTGAATATCGTGATGGAACTGAGCAGTGCCGACTCCATAAAGGCCGCCGTGGAAGCAGGACACGGCATTTCCATAATGCCGAGGCTGGCCGTAAGAAAGGAGCTTTACAACAAGACCCTCGTCGCCCTGAAAATCGAGGGCGTACCCCTGGTCCAGAAGATCCACCTGGCTTATAAGCGCGAGAAGGTTAAGAGCCAGGCTGCCAAGGCTTTTATAAAATTCATGCATACTCCGAACCGGGGTTTTTGTTAG